A window from Vanessa atalanta chromosome 16, ilVanAtal1.2, whole genome shotgun sequence encodes these proteins:
- the LOC125069908 gene encoding uncharacterized protein LOC125069908 produces MCLAKEDSPSPQKEVQSPRSPWMKLLNRQSSKPRLPRKVTSSTRVNLNKCWSKLGELISNSSPRTDLPSHKTVYPEEPVLVPFSEYFYPVDPVKPVPVEDNENAENQNILNSSRFELISEEEISDNMANEVREICYSATKTSCFVCKLCY; encoded by the exons atgtgtctCGCTAAGGAAGATTCACCATCGCCGCAAAAGGAGGTTCAGTCACCTCGTTCCCCTTGGATGAAGCTCTTAAATCGTCAG AGCTCAAAACCAAGACTTCCACGAAAAGTGACAAGCTCCACGCGAGTGAATCTAAACAAGTGCTGGTCGAAGCTTGGAGAGTTGATCTCTAACTCTTCACCTCGCACTGACCTGCCATCGCATAAGACTGTCTATCCCGAAGAACCCGTTTTAGTGCCGTTCTCCGAATACTTCTATCCCGTGGACCCGGTCAAACCGGTTCCGGTCGAAGACAACGAAAACGCCGAAAATCAGAATATCCTCAACTCTAGCCGGTTTGAACTAATCTCCGAAGAAGAGATCAGTGACAACATGGCCAATGAAGTCCGGGAAATCTGCTATTCGGCGACCAAAACGAGCTGCTTTGTATGTAAGCTTTGCTACTAA